The genomic region GTATCGCTGACTATTTGATACTCCAGCGTTCTCAACTGCGTCATGCTGTGCGTCAGAAAAACCTTGTAGCCTCCAACACTCTTTCGGAGTTAACTTTCGAATCCTGACACCATATCTCGATTTACTACTGCGTGATGCAGATGAGACCTCTGTATTATCATAAATGCTATCAAAACTCTGTGTATCATCCGTTATAATCCCATGTCTATCTTGTGCCGTAAGTGTAAACATCGGTTCTCCATCCTTCTTGAAGCGACGCCCATTTTGACTTTTGTTTACTCGGTCAGGCGATAATATTGGTATGGCTATCATCGGCTCTCTCCCACCACCCTGCATCGTGTCTAACGTCGGACTAACGCCTGCCGTGTCGTAAACAGACCCCGCTTGAGATTTTCCGTACATTCCGGCTATCTTGTTTGGGTTACCTAGCCTTATCGTTGAGCTTTCTCGTTCTTTCAATTGCGTGACTAACTTCGCTATTTTTTCTTCACTTAGGAAAAACCGTTCGTTAACTTCTTTTTCTAAGAAATCGGCAAGACTTTCCGAAATAGTAGTATTCGTTGGGTAGTCGAAGTTAAACGTTTTAACGCCGTCATATTGAGAAATTCGTTTCTTTCCTTTCGCTACTACATTCGTTCCTCTAATAATCCAATCGTCATTATCGACTAGATCTTCTCGAATGCATACAATAAATACACGCTCTCTATTCTGCGGGACACCGAAATATTTCGAGTTTAGAACCTCGAAGTCCAATCGATAACCGGCGTCATTGATTATTCTCATTATTGTATCTAGCGTTCTTCCCTTATCGTGACTTATTAATCCTTTTACATTCTCGAGAAGCAATACGCTAGGCTGCTTCACGGAAGCAATGCGTACAACATCGTATATCAATGTTCCACGGGTATCCTCAAAGCCTCCTCTTTTACCTGCTACGCTAAAACTTTGGCACGGAAATCCGCCGACTAGAACATCGTGATTTGGTATATCTTCTGCACGAATCTTTGTAATATCTCCTGACGGCTTCTGTCCGTATAGAGCTTCGTACGCTTTACGGGCAAATTTGTCGATCTCACTAGCAAAAACGCACTCGCCTCCTAACGCGTTTAGCGCTGTTTCAAACCCACCTATACCGGAAAATAATGAGGCATACTTAAATCTCTTAGTTACTAATCCGTTATTTATAATCTTATTGATATATTTGTCCAAATGAAACCTCCGTTTTATTTTCGTTTTAAAACTGCGAAATAACCCCTTATATATTATTAGCTAATGTCTTTCTCTTTTTCGATATAATTCAAGGCAAACTCTAAATACTTAGACGCCTTCTTTAAGTCGATAGAGCTATCGTCATGCTTGAACGGGCTTCTCGCTAGATATTTAATCGCATTACCAACGCACAAAGCTACAAAGCCATCGTCATAACCTTTCGTAATTTCCTCGATAATTTCTATTGTTTCTATATTACCGTTGGTATAATGCGACGGGTGTTCAACTTCAATCGTTTTATTTTCGTTATCAAACGGCTTAAAATCAAGCTGCTTATCGGTAATTCCTATACCATAATCAGCCGCAGTCTTTGTAGATTTATTTGCGTACTCGTTGGAAATAGCTTTCGTCATTCTTTCGTAAACAGTGTCTTCTGTTTCTAATAGTCCGTCATTGTTCATGACATATAAGTCGTTGCCTCCAAATAGCGTTACTTTCCTCATCGTAAGCCACACCTCCGATTGTACATACTTTAAAGATTTAATATTTTTATACGGTATGACATGATCATAAGCCGGGACATAAATCAAGTCATTTAACTCCTCGGAGGGTTCATAGTCAACGACGATATATTTATCGCCACAAAATTCAGTTGTAAATAACAATGCGTATCGTCTATCATCAATAGATAACGTCATTCCTTAGCGTCTCCTTTCGAATACCTATATCGCTTAAATAATTCGCTATATTAGACTCACTAACGTAGCACTGTTCGTTCTCGTCATAATATACATCCTCGTTTTCGAGCAAAGGGTCGCCATAAAAATCTTTGGCGATTACCTCCGCATCTCCAAAACGCCTTTCGAACTGTTCACTAAATCTACTCATTCGATCCGCTTCCTAAATCACTATATATCTCGTCTAACTCGTAGAACCCTTTTCCGTCAGTTAAATCGAGCGCCACACCGTACACATATTGATTGACGCCAAACTCTCGTCGGTCTCCTTGCTGTTCTGCAGTATTTTGCCGACGTATATCCGTGTTATGCGGGTATACCTTTTTCGACTTAATCTCTTCGCATACTTCTAATACTGCATCTACAACGGAATCATCAAATCCCGTATAAGTTTCGATTATTCGCTCTACCAAAGTTGCCATATCTCGCATTCCTTTTATTTGTCCTAGCTCAACTAACGTTCCTTTTCCGTTTTCATTACAATCAATAACAATTGCGTTGGATTTCATTATCCCATCCGTATCATTTTCTACAATTCTTTCAGCAAGTCTCTCATTATCAACATTTGCTTTATCGTTAATCGATTCGTCCTCGTGCGGCACATATAACTCTAAACCACGTTTACGAAGTTCTGCCGCCTCTTTCTTTCGTTGTAACTGTGCTCCGTAACTAAGCATATCTCCCGCAAGATAAATCATATTTACGTCATCGGAAGCTCTTTTGATGAACTCAACCTCGTCCTCGGTCGTGTTAATTGTATTAGCACCGTATATTTCAGGATATATCCCAAAAACTGTGTCGCTAAAAACGGCTGTTATCGTAGCTTCAACCGGATTAAATAATCTTACGTAGTCACGATTTTCTACTGTGTGAACGCCTTTTACTAATACTCTATCCCAAACATTAAACGCCATTATTTCGACACTCCTTTTCCACTCTTAAATTCGTTAGAGTACTTTCTCTTATACTCACTCTTTAAGATAACGTATAAATCTAACGCCGAAAATACCAACAATACCGTAATGAAATTATCGATAAGGAATATCGTCGGCACTAGATGACCGCTAAATACAGATATTTTCAACGCTAATAGTAATACTACAATTAACGTTAACTCGACGTTTTTCATTAATTTCGATAGATAGTTCATCGTCTTACCTCCGCCAAAATATCATCAATTTGTTTCTCTTTATATCCATCTACCCTACCTGCGATCGCCCCGTGTTCATCTAATAACATTAAAACTGGCACAGACATGATGCCGTAGTGTCCAGCGACAACCATGCCGCTATCGGTGGTTACGTCATATTCCTCATAATCAACTCCGTCTAATTTTCCGCTTAAATATCTAGTTACCATTCCACATGGCATACAATTCGGCTTTTTCAATGCGACTAATTTCATTCGTCTATAACCTCCGTTTTTTTTTTAATTTTCTAGTACCGATATAGATAAAACGTCTGACTCGAAGGGGATTTCCATCATAGCTGTATCCTGTGCTAAATCGTAAGCCTCTTCCGCTGTTTCTGCTTCAATAGGGATTTCTATCATCCCGTAATATTCAATTTCTACGCTATACTCTTTCATTCTATATCCCTCCGTTTTTAATGAACTTCTAAAGTTACGTTTTTACCGATGTGCGCCGACATAATAGGATCTTTTTCATACCCTAAGATAAGTGTTCTCTCTCCATCTAAACACTCTATTTCAAACATTGAATAGTTTATGTCAGTGTGAATAGTATCGACATTCATATAGGTCTCTTTCGACCATGCCCTATCAATTATTACCTCACGCGGTCCTATCGAGATTTCTGTTCTCAACGCCTATCCCTCCTAATATTAGATTCTAATCCATTAATATTTCTGTATAGTAATGCTTCTATTTCAAGTAGTTTATTCAAAAATAAAGTCATCATCAGAAATGGCCTCTACTGTCGCTTTTTTATACGTGGATGACTTCTCGCTAAAGAAATCGTGAGAATCTTGTCCAACATTTAACCCATTCAACACAATCGAACTTACCTTATCGTGTTCATAGCGATTCTCAAACCCAAGATTATTTAGCGCTTTGTTTGCGTTATACTTAACAAAATCGACAACCTCTAGTGTTAACCCAATATTGTCGTATATCTCACGAGTATACGCAATTTCGTTCTCCAACAACTCATCAAATAGTCCGAAAACAAAGTCTGACATATCCTCGCCCAAGTCATCAGCTAACTTACGGGCTAACAATCCGACGTATGTTCCGTGTATGCTCTCATCACGAATAATAAGTTGAATAATATTACCGCTTGCACGCAACTTTCCTTGTCCAGCAAGATATAACGGATAGAAGAACCCGCTATAAAACAAAAATGATTCCAAAGCAACTGATGCTACCATCGCCTTATATAACGATTTCTTGTCCGAAATATTATTATAAAATTCGTCAATCATTTCCGCTTTTTTCTGCAATCTGCCATTACGTTCCAGCCACTCGAATACACCGTCAATTTCCGCTTGACTGGCTAATGTCAAGAAAATATTCGAATAACTGCGTGCATGTACAGCGTTTTCCATACCACCCATAAACGTAAGAACTGCCTTTTGTTGATGACTCTCGACATGTTGCGCTATTTGACTCATTCCGTCATTACCTTGCAACGTATCTAGGAGCGTTAGCCCTCCTAAAACACGCATATAGACTTTTTGCTCTTCTTTCGACAACTCTTCCCACGTAAGAATATCGCTTGCTAATGCGACTTCTTCCGGTAACCAAAATTGCTTTAGGTTTTGTAGGATAAACATTTCCGAATAGTCATCATCTTTAACAGACCAATTTCCAGCTGTATAAGCCATACTTCAATCTCCTTTGTCGTTTTAATTTCGTTTGTTTAAACCGCACAACTTACGCACTCTTCGTTACTTGTGTCTTTTTGTCGGACATAATATAACGTTTTAATACCTTTATAATGCGCGTAAAGCTGAATTCGTGTTAAATCTCTCGTTGTAACAGCATCAGTGACAAACACTGTAAAAGAAATCCCTTGATCGACGTGCTTCTGTATCGTCGCTATTAAATCAATGACTTTCATCATATCCATGCTATACGCTTCTTTATAGAAGAACCAATTTCGGTTATCTAAATTCGGCATAGGATAGAACGTCTTACTATTTCCGTAAGTACGAACTTCGAGTTTCTCCATTATCGGCATTACACTTGCTGTTGCCGATTGTACATACGAAATAGATCCCGTAGGAGCAATTGCCAATGTCAACGAATTGTATAGTCCGTACTTCTCAACGTCTTTTTGAAGTTGTCTCCAATCACTTTTTGTTGGTAACTTAATACCGTTAAACAAGGCAGATACTTTCTCCGACGTAAAATTTCGTGGTAATTTATTCTCGACATAATCGTCGAAGAATGTCCCATCACTATAACCGCTATTCTCGAAGTCCATAAATGTCAACCCCGTTTTTTTAGCTGTTTCCATGGAACGTTTTAAAGCATAGAACCTTACCGAACTAAAGAAATGGTCTACAAATTCGATAGCCTCTTTCGACTCATACGATATTGAATTATTCGCCAAATAACCATGAAGATTCATAGCGCCTAACCCAACACTTCTCATTAGATCGTTCGCTTTTTTAACTCCGGGAGCATTTTTTACATCGCTAGTATTCGACACTCTATTAAGGGCATCGATTGATAGCGACACAGTGTTTTCGATGTCTCCACTTTCCATAGTATTAGCTATGTTAATCGAACCTAAGTTACACGAAATGTCCAATCCGATTTTATCATTGTCATCTCCATAATCTCCAAATTTTGAAACAATGCTCGGTTGCAAAATTTCGCTACATAGATTCGAAAATTTTATGTTACTAATGTTCGACAATTGATTTTCATTATTTACGTTATCATAAAACATAATATACGGGTAGCCAGACTCGATTTGCGTTATAGCTATTCGCTCTAATAAACCTCTAGGGTCAATCTTCTTTAAGCGCAATTCCGGATTAGTGATGAACTCATCATATCTTTCGGTCAAATTTACCTCGTCTAAATGCTCTCCTATAACATCGTAGAAGTTCTTCGGATAAAATAAATACATCGGCTCATTATTTCGAGCTAGCTCTATCATTTTATCCGGAATAACCACCCCAATATTCAAAGTCGGTGTCCTAACGTCATCATCAGCACTAATCTTTTTTGTTGCTAAAAAATCATAAATATCCGCATGAAACACATTTAAGTACGTACTTGCACTTCCTTGACGCTGTCCCATCTGATTAATGTGACGGAACGATTGGTCAAGGTTTTTCATGATTGGCACAACCCCGCTAGTCACTCCCTCGTAACCTTTGAGTGATTCGCCTTTCGCTCTTGTTTTTGTTAGATTGATAGAGACACCGCCACCAATTTTCGACAATTGTCTAGCAGTACTATTCATCTGATTAATATCGTTTAATGAGTCTCCGCATTCTAGAAGGAAACAT from Staphylococcus felis harbors:
- the dcm gene encoding DNA (cytosine-5-)-methyltransferase, whose product is MDKYINKIINNGLVTKRFKYASLFSGIGGFETALNALGGECVFASEIDKFARKAYEALYGQKPSGDITKIRAEDIPNHDVLVGGFPCQSFSVAGKRGGFEDTRGTLIYDVVRIASVKQPSVLLLENVKGLISHDKGRTLDTIMRIINDAGYRLDFEVLNSKYFGVPQNRERVFIVCIREDLVDNDDWIIRGTNVVAKGKKRISQYDGVKTFNFDYPTNTTISESLADFLEKEVNERFFLSEEKIAKLVTQLKERESSTIRLGNPNKIAGMYGKSQAGSVYDTAGVSPTLDTMQGGGREPMIAIPILSPDRVNKSQNGRRFKKDGEPMFTLTAQDRHGIITDDTQSFDSIYDNTEVSSASRSSKSRYGVRIRKLTPKECWRLQGFSDAQHDAVENAGVSNSQRYKQAGNAVTVNVVYAITKRLLKYLD
- a CDS encoding DUF3310 domain-containing protein gives rise to the protein MTLSIDDRRYALLFTTEFCGDKYIVVDYEPSEELNDLIYVPAYDHVIPYKNIKSLKYVQSEVWLTMRKVTLFGGNDLYVMNNDGLLETEDTVYERMTKAISNEYANKSTKTAADYGIGITDKQLDFKPFDNENKTIEVEHPSHYTNGNIETIEIIEEITKGYDDGFVALCVGNAIKYLARSPFKHDDSSIDLKKASKYLEFALNYIEKEKDIS
- a CDS encoding nucleoside 2-deoxyribosyltransferase → MAFNVWDRVLVKGVHTVENRDYVRLFNPVEATITAVFSDTVFGIYPEIYGANTINTTEDEVEFIKRASDDVNMIYLAGDMLSYGAQLQRKKEAAELRKRGLELYVPHEDESINDKANVDNERLAERIVENDTDGIMKSNAIVIDCNENGKGTLVELGQIKGMRDMATLVERIIETYTGFDDSVVDAVLEVCEEIKSKKVYPHNTDIRRQNTAEQQGDRREFGVNQYVYGVALDLTDGKGFYELDEIYSDLGSGSNE
- a CDS encoding glutaredoxin family protein translates to MKLVALKKPNCMPCGMVTRYLSGKLDGVDYEEYDVTTDSGMVVAGHYGIMSVPVLMLLDEHGAIAGRVDGYKEKQIDDILAEVRR
- the nrdF gene encoding class 1b ribonucleoside-diphosphate reductase subunit beta → MAYTAGNWSVKDDDYSEMFILQNLKQFWLPEEVALASDILTWEELSKEEQKVYMRVLGGLTLLDTLQGNDGMSQIAQHVESHQQKAVLTFMGGMENAVHARSYSNIFLTLASQAEIDGVFEWLERNGRLQKKAEMIDEFYNNISDKKSLYKAMVASVALESFLFYSGFFYPLYLAGQGKLRASGNIIQLIIRDESIHGTYVGLLARKLADDLGEDMSDFVFGLFDELLENEIAYTREIYDNIGLTLEVVDFVKYNANKALNNLGFENRYEHDKVSSIVLNGLNVGQDSHDFFSEKSSTYKKATVEAISDDDFIFE
- the nrdE gene encoding class 1b ribonucleoside-diphosphate reductase subunit alpha, translated to MSKPKSHIELNNEVMEYDENGNPTINVEKDAEAVKAYFIDHVNVNMRWFHNLKEKVDYLVDNDYWDIELISQYTFDEIKTVFKRAYSFKFRFPSYMSAFKFYNNYAMKSNDKKSYLERYEDRVSIVALFFGNGDFESALRFVELMMSQKYQPATPTFLNAGKARRGAFISCFLLECGDSLNDINQMNSTARQLSKIGGGVSINLTKTRAKGESLKGYEGVTSGVVPIMKNLDQSFRHINQMGQRQGSASTYLNVFHADIYDFLATKKISADDDVRTPTLNIGVVIPDKMIELARNNEPMYLFYPKNFYDVIGEHLDEVNLTERYDEFITNPELRLKKIDPRGLLERIAITQIESGYPYIMFYDNVNNENQLSNISNIKFSNLCSEILQPSIVSKFGDYGDDNDKIGLDISCNLGSINIANTMESGDIENTVSLSIDALNRVSNTSDVKNAPGVKKANDLMRSVGLGAMNLHGYLANNSISYESKEAIEFVDHFFSSVRFYALKRSMETAKKTGLTFMDFENSGYSDGTFFDDYVENKLPRNFTSEKVSALFNGIKLPTKSDWRQLQKDVEKYGLYNSLTLAIAPTGSISYVQSATASVMPIMEKLEVRTYGNSKTFYPMPNLDNRNWFFYKEAYSMDMMKVIDLIATIQKHVDQGISFTVFVTDAVTTRDLTRIQLYAHYKGIKTLYYVRQKDTSNEECVSCAV